In Deltaproteobacteria bacterium, the genomic stretch GATGATGAAAAGTCTGAACGTATTTTTCCCCGGCCAATTTACTGACCCCATAATAAGATACAGGGTTGAGCGGGTGAGATTCATCGCTGGGAAAAATTTTCGGCTCCCCATACACAGACCCAGTAGAAGCATGGACAAATTTTTTGACCTTGTGCTTCACAGCAAGTTGAAGGAGAGTCAGTGTCCCACCTGCATTGACTTTGAGGTCTTTCAAAGGGTTCTGCAAGCATACAGTCTTCTTCGATGCTGCATTGTGAAAGACATAATCTATACCTTGGCTCAGTATTTCCGACATAGACAACTCGTCACAAACATCGGCTTGCACCACTCTAAAATTGCCAAAATCCTTTAACGCATTGAGGTTATGCGGTTTGCCGGCAGAAAAATCGTCAACGCTGATGACGAAACAACCCGCTTGCACAAGCGCTTCGCAAATGTGTGAACCAATAAAGCCCGCGCCTCCTGTCACTACAGCTCTTTTGTCCTTAAAGTTCTCGAAAAGATCTTGCATGCAGATTCTCCCTTTTCGCAATATTCGTCAACCTCAGTCTTGAGTTGAACGGGCAGGGGTCGTCAATCCAATACGA encodes the following:
- a CDS encoding SDR family NAD(P)-dependent oxidoreductase; the protein is MQDLFENFKDKRAVVTGGAGFIGSHICEALVQAGCFVISVDDFSAGKPHNLNALKDFGNFRVVQADVCDELSMSEILSQGIDYVFHNAASKKTVCLQNPLKDLKVNAGGTLTLLQLAVKHKVKKFVHASTGSVYGEPKIFPSDESHPLNPVSYYGVSKLAGEKYVQTFHHLYGLNTTILRYFHVYGPRQESNEFGGVVSIFLRNILDKKDLVIYGDGSQVRSFTWVKDIANANLLTVVNSKSCGEVYNCASGIQITIQELATKIAKMIGQGRAINIRHEDWTVGDIKYFAVSNRKIKDHLGLEFTTDFWNKMSETIDDFVAYLKKYELRVV